A window of the Falco rusticolus isolate bFalRus1 chromosome 1, bFalRus1.pri, whole genome shotgun sequence genome harbors these coding sequences:
- the LOC119153110 gene encoding C-X-C motif chemokine 2-like, with protein sequence MRALAGVGTGAPALLALLLLLVMSHSACAAILEVNGNLNCRCVKTASGYISPKRYESIEIRPVGSTCRRTEIIIKLQASGKVCVDPDAPWVKKLLKRIAST encoded by the exons ATGCGAGcgctggctggggtggggacaggAGCCCCCGCGCTCctggcgctgctgctgctgctggtgatgtCCCACTCAGCCTGTGCAG CCATCCTGGAGGTGAACGGAAACCTGAACTGTAGGTGTGTAAAGACAGCTTCAGGCTACATCAGCCCCAAGAGGTACGAGAGCATCGAGATAAGACCTGTGGGCAGCACCTGCAGGCGCACAGAGATCAT AATTAAATTACAAGCCTCCGGGAAGGTGTGCGTAGATCCTGATGCCCCTTGGGTAAAGAAACTGCTGAAGCGTATTGCTAGCACGTAA
- the LOC119142280 gene encoding C-X-C motif chemokine 13-like, which produces MAARVALLLGVLLVTHRPGGAALLEANGNLSCRCAKTTRTFIPPWKYSSIEVRPVGSSCWRQEVMIKLKSRERVCVDPDTPWVKKLLQDLANLRKKEAPH; this is translated from the exons ATGGCTGCGCGggtggccctgctgctgggggtgctgctggtgaCCCACCGCCCTGGGGGTGCAG ctctcctggAAGCCAATGGCAACCTGAGCTGCCGCTGTGCCAAGACCACCAGGACCTTCATCCCCCCATGGAAATACAGCAGCATCGAGGTCCGGCCagtggggagcagctgctggcgCCAAGAGGTGAT GATCAAGCTAAAAAGCCGGGAGAGGGTCTGTGTGGATCCTGACACCCCTTGGGTGAAGAAACTCCTGCAGGACCTCGCAAACCT gaggaagaaagaggctCCCCACTGA
- the LOC119153153 gene encoding C-X-C motif chemokine 2-like — protein sequence MGLLPAALALALLMSNLVPGCGLSLESLLTNMRCKCIKSTAQIINLGLILAIDVTPPGIHCRRKEVILTLKKNKKVCVAPEAPWIQLLIHKLTQRYATPSSQKKPSSIDSKKMH from the exons ATGGGGCTGCTGCCGGCAGcgctggccctggccctgctcaTGAGCAACTTGGTGCCGGGGTGCG GTCTGTCGCTGGAAAGCCTGCTGACCAACATGCGGTGCAAGTGCATCAAATCGACCGCCCAGATCATCAACTTGGGGCTGATCCTCGCCATTGACGTTACACCGCCGGGTATTCACTGTAGGAGGAAGGAGGTCAT CCtcactctgaagaaaaataagaaggtGTGTGTGGCCCCAGAGGCACCCTGGATCCAGCTGCTCATCCACAAGCTAACGCAGAGGTATGCAACACCcagcagccaaaaaaaaccaagcagc ATAGACTCCAAGAAGATGCACTGA